AACTACTCATTTGATAGTGTACTTAATCACAAACGTGCATTAACTCTGTTTACAAACTACGCTTCAACACCCGAAAGTTTAAATAAATTTCTTCATGACATAACAACAAAAAACTAAAAAATAATCTCGCCCAACAAGGGTGACCGTTGCACAACTGGGTAAAAAATGCTAAAAACTATAAGTATACACTATTATATATACTTATTTATATAAATTATATTTTGGTTTTGGTATTTTTATGTGGTACTTTTAGTAGCTTACTGGTACACAAATGTTAAAAATTAAGCTTTTTATAGCATTTTTTAGCCCTTTTTTGGCTATTTCTATTGCTTTTATGGCTGTTTTTCTGGTTTGGCTTTTAAGAATAAATAAATTAAAAACAAAATAAACGATTTGGCTCTGAGCAAACTTGATACTTTATCTGTATCTTGTGTACCCTACTTGCCATATACTAATTGTTGACGGTCATGCCATCAGAACGCTCGAAACCAAAATTCAACTTGTGGGACAGACAAAAATTTTGTAAATTCATAGTGTGAAAAAACAAACTGAAATACAATTAGATTTTATTGTGGATAAGTTGACAAACTCTATCCAAAACACTATTTCGGGTGACAGTTTTTCAACCGAAATTTCAAGATTTACTATAAATGACTCTAAACAAACGACCAAAAAGAATGGTTGGAATTTTAATTGGAAATCTGAACTGAATAACGATATAAATGAAGTTTATAAATTGACAATTGTAGGAAATCCTGACATCATCCAAGGCGTTATGTGTATTCGCAAAGAAACCGATCATATTTTTATGAATTTGCTCGAAAATGCACCTTTTAATTTAGGACGAAATAAACTTTACGAGGGAGTAGCAGGAAATCTTGTAGCATATGCTTGTAAACTTTCATTCCAGTTTGGATTTGACGGGTTTGTTGGTTTTACGGCAAAAACAAAACTTATTCAACATTATGTTGATACATTGGGAGCATATCATTTTGGCGGACACAGAATGATAATTGAAACTCACGCTGCAAAATATTTAGTCGAAAAATATTTTAAAACTTAGAAATTATGGGGCATATAAAAGAACCAAAGGGCGTTGACTTTATTATCCAAAGCAAACCTTTAACAGACAAAGAAAGAGCAGAAATTAGCAAATATATTGCCGAGTATAAAGAGCGGAATAAAAAGAAATCGGCAACAAAAACGAGAACTAAACAACCTGCTTAACGAAAGGCACTAACCGCTAACATTGGTGACCGTTGCACAACTGGGTAAAAAATGCTAAAAACTATAAGTATACACTATTATATATACTTATTTATATAAATTATATTTTGGCTTTGGTATTTATGTGTGGTAATTTTAGTAGCTTACTGCTACACAAATGTTAAAGATTAAGCTTTTTATGGTGTTTTTTAGTGTATTTCCATTGCTTTTATGGCTGTTTTTCTAGTTTGGCTTTTAAAAATAAATAAATTAAAAACAAAATAAACGATTTGGCTCTGAGCAAACTTGGAAGATTATTGCTTTCTACTGCCTTACATGTCATACCCAAAGAGTTATCCATAATATTAACCAATCCTACCAAACAATTACAACTGTTGCTATACAACCACTAAATAGAGAAATCATTAAAACAGTTACATTACGGTTTTCAATACAAAAAGTCAATAAACATTATTATTACTTGTAGGAAAAACCTATTCACAGAATATTGTGTATATTGGAGGTAGCTTGTAATCTGAAAAAATGAAAATTAAGGAATTAGAAATATATTGCTTTAACTTATCAAAACAGATTGATTTTTACGCACAAAAACTAGGATTGGAATTGATAGAACAATCTAATTTACATGTAACATTTCAAGTTGGAAATTCAAGACTTAAATTTGTACAAAATGAAAAATTTCAGCCATATCATTTTGCCATAAATATTCCGTGCAATCAAGAAAATGAAGCTTTAAAATGGTTACAAGAGCGAGTAGAAATACTAAAAGATGGAAATAATGAAATTCAAGATTTCGACTTTTGGAATGCTAAAGCAATTTATTTTTACGATATCGACAAAAATATCGTAGAACTAATTGCTCGGAAAAATCTCCTTAATCAAAGCACCAAAATGTTTACTACAAATGCTTTATTGGAAATATCAGAAATTGGAGTTCCTGTAAATAACATAGAAAGTACTTATAACAATTTAAAAGAAATTGTTGGATTGAAAATATTTGATGGTGGATTTGAGAGGTTTTGTGCAATTGGCGATGAAAATGGTTTATTTATTGGTCTCAAAAATAGTTAAAACTATGCACTTTAGTGCATTTCGCTTTAGCTTCTAAAAATGTTTACTTTTGTAGTATGGAATACCAAAGAGTCAATGGTCATAGCGTATCACGGCTTACAGTACATATTGTATGGGCTACAAAATATAGATATGCAGTATTGGAAGGAGATATAAAAGTAAGGTGTAGAAGTCTTTTGATACAAATATGTGAAGCAGAAGATATTTTAATATTGAAAGGAGTGGTATCCAAAGATCATATTCATATGCATATAGAATATCGTCCATCACAATCAATAAGTAGCATGGTAAAATTATTGAAAGGACGCAGTTCACGAAAATTACAGATAGAGTTTCCAGAGTTAAAGAAGAGATATTGGGGGCGTCATTTTTGGGCAATAGGTTATGGTTGCTGGAGTACAGGTAATATAACAGATGAAATGGTAAATGAATACTTAGAACATCATAGGAATCCAAATACGAACTCAAATGATAATTTTATAATTGAATAGAGAAGTACTGTCCGAAATAGGACTTTCAGTCCGTAACAAAACTATGGACTTTTAGTCCATAGTGGTTTATTTGTATTAATAAACAGGTTAAAGATTGGTTTCCAACTAACGATAAAGCATATTCTTCAGAATTTACAATAGATTTTTCCGAAAAAGAGAAAAATTATAAAATCGAATTTAAAAATGGGAAATTAAATGACTGTACCAATTACTATGCATGATATAGCAATCAAAGAAGTACTAGTAAGGAGAGTGTACTATTTAATTAAATTAAAAAAATAATCATGCTAAAATGAATATTCCAAGAGTTAAAATTTGTTGTATCAGTAGTATAGAAGAAGCTAAAATGGCTATAGCTTGTGGTGCTGCTGCATTGGGTTTAGTTGGACATATGCCAAGTGGTCCAGGAGTAATAAAAGACGAGTTAATTGCCGAGATTGTTAAAATAGTTCCGCCACCTATTGCAACATTTTTATTAACAAGTGAAACAAATTCAAGAAACATTATCAATCATTATAAAAAAACAAATACTACTACCATTCAAATTGTAGATGAATTAGAAGAACGAGCATACGATTTGCTACGAAAAGAATTGCCTAATGTAAAACTGGTGCAAGTAATTCATGTTATTGATGAACATTCAGTAAAGGAAGCAATTGAAATATCTAAGTTTGTAGATGCCATATTATTAGATAGTGGCAATCCGAATTTATCGGTTAAAGAATTAGGAGGTACAGGCAGAACACACGACTGGGAACTCAGTACGCAAATTAGAAATTCAATTGCTATTCCAATTTTTCTTGCAGGCGGACTAAATAAAGACAATGTAAAAGAAGCCATTACAAAAGTACAACCATTTGGATTAGATTTGTGTAGTAGTGTACGCACCAATGGCAAACTCGACAATCAAAAGTTAACAGCATTCTTTAATGCAATCGAAGCAATAAAATAATTACTAATACTTTTACAACTGCTTTCAAATACTTGGAAAATAGTTTAATTGTCTCACTATTTTTAGTGATTTTTTAGTACTTCTTAACTATTTAGAAACATTTTAGCTCGTTTTTGCGTAGAAACCAATGAACTAAACTTTGTTATTTTATGAAACAACTTAAAATAAACACTAGAATTACATCTAGAGATAGCGTATCTGTAGATAAATATTTGAACGAAATTTCCAAACTTTCTTTACTTAATGAAGAGCAAGAAGTTGCTTTAGCAAAAAGAGTGAGGCAAGGTGATGCAAAAGCTTTAAATGATTTAATTAAAGCCAATTTGCGTTTTGTGGTTTCTGTTGCCAAACAATATCAAAGTCAAGGTTTGTCGTTAAACGATTTAATTAATGAAGGCAATATTGGGTTGATAAAAGCAGCCTCCAAATTTGATGAAACCAAAGGATTTAAATTTATTTCTTATGCTGTTTGGTGGATTCGTCAGTCAATTTTACAAGCATTAATAGAGCAACCAAGAGTAGTGCGTTTGCCAATGAACAAAGCTACTTTTTATAATAAAATTTTGGTAGCTTCTCAAGAGTTCGAGCAAAAAAACGAGCGAGAACCATCTAATATGGAATTAGCAGAAATTTTAAATGTAGATGCTACCGACTTAGCTTTCTTAAGAAGTACGCTAGCTTATCACTTGTCAATAGATTCGCCATTAGATAATAATAGTGATGAAGATAGTTCAACGACCAACTTAGATTTAATGCAAGATTATAATGTAGAAAATCCAGATGATGAATTAATGAAACAATCAATGCGTCATGAAATAGAAAATGCCTTGCATCAGCTTACAGATAGAGAAAGAGAAATTTTAGAACTCTATTTTGGTATCAACAATAACAAATTGGCATATAGCTTAGATGAAATTGGTAGCAAATTAAGCTTAACAAGAGAAAGAGTACGACAACTTAAAGACAAAGCACTTAGAAAAATTAAAAGACACGCTAAAAATAACAGCTTAAATGTTTATTTGTAGCAAAAGAAAACTTTTATAATCTAGTTGTGCATTTAGATACAAAAAAAAGTAAAAATCGTCATTCTCAACTTGATTGGGAATCTTTTTTACGATTTTTACGACAGATTCCAGATAAATTTCTCCGTTATACTACGAAATTTTCTGGAATGACGCCCAATGCACAACAGGTTTTTATACATACTGATTAAAAGCATCAATTAGTTTATCTGTCCAAGGAATAGATTGTTTGCCATTAGTAGCTACAATAATGCCTTCACCATGTGCTGCAATTTCATTATTTTTACTACAATTTTTTACCACATGATGTACTATTAAACTCGTATTACCTACTTTTTTTATAGCAACGCTTATTTCAATCTCATTAGGATATTTTACTTCTCTAACAAAATTGCATTCTAGTTTGGCTACTACAATTTTTATTTGCTCAGCAGCCAACAGTTTCCAAATACCGCTTTCATTAAAAAAGGTAATTCTGCCAGTTTCAAAATATCTAAAATATTGTACATTATTAATGTGATTAAAAGCATCCATTTCGCCCCAATAAACTTGCTGTTTTATAGGAAACGGAAATTGCAACTGGTCTAATTCTTGAATTTGCATGTGCGAAGATAAAAAAAATAGTCATTTGATTAATGATTACAAATACTCAAACAACTATTTTATAGAATCTAAAATTCTTCTTTATCCACATCTTTAGCTAAGTTTTCTATAGCTTCTTTATTGAGTAATATTTCTAGTGTGTCATCAGGCAAAGTATCGGTTGGCTCATTTA
Above is a genomic segment from Chitinophagales bacterium containing:
- a CDS encoding VOC family protein, which produces MKIKELEIYCFNLSKQIDFYAQKLGLELIEQSNLHVTFQVGNSRLKFVQNEKFQPYHFAINIPCNQENEALKWLQERVEILKDGNNEIQDFDFWNAKAIYFYDIDKNIVELIARKNLLNQSTKMFTTNALLEISEIGVPVNNIESTYNNLKEIVGLKIFDGGFERFCAIGDENGLFIGLKNS
- the tnpA gene encoding IS200/IS605 family transposase, with product MEYQRVNGHSVSRLTVHIVWATKYRYAVLEGDIKVRCRSLLIQICEAEDILILKGVVSKDHIHMHIEYRPSQSISSMVKLLKGRSSRKLQIEFPELKKRYWGRHFWAIGYGCWSTGNITDEMVNEYLEHHRNPNTNSNDNFIIE
- a CDS encoding phosphoribosylanthranilate isomerase, with product MNIPRVKICCISSIEEAKMAIACGAAALGLVGHMPSGPGVIKDELIAEIVKIVPPPIATFLLTSETNSRNIINHYKKTNTTTIQIVDELEERAYDLLRKELPNVKLVQVIHVIDEHSVKEAIEISKFVDAILLDSGNPNLSVKELGGTGRTHDWELSTQIRNSIAIPIFLAGGLNKDNVKEAITKVQPFGLDLCSSVRTNGKLDNQKLTAFFNAIEAIK
- a CDS encoding sigma-70 family RNA polymerase sigma factor, with product MKQLKINTRITSRDSVSVDKYLNEISKLSLLNEEQEVALAKRVRQGDAKALNDLIKANLRFVVSVAKQYQSQGLSLNDLINEGNIGLIKAASKFDETKGFKFISYAVWWIRQSILQALIEQPRVVRLPMNKATFYNKILVASQEFEQKNEREPSNMELAEILNVDATDLAFLRSTLAYHLSIDSPLDNNSDEDSSTTNLDLMQDYNVENPDDELMKQSMRHEIENALHQLTDREREILELYFGINNNKLAYSLDEIGSKLSLTRERVRQLKDKALRKIKRHAKNNSLNVYL
- a CDS encoding acyl-CoA thioesterase, yielding MQIQELDQLQFPFPIKQQVYWGEMDAFNHINNVQYFRYFETGRITFFNESGIWKLLAAEQIKIVVAKLECNFVREVKYPNEIEISVAIKKVGNTSLIVHHVVKNCSKNNEIAAHGEGIIVATNGKQSIPWTDKLIDAFNQYV